tggggctagaaagatttaaaaattctagcaGCCATGGAGGTATTTCTAAGTTAAACTTTTTAAGACTGAACCTAgcctgaataatggacttcagttgctggtactcaagaaatttactgttgctaattccgtattttgagactagttcgtcgaatgaaataaatttcctgtttttaataacatgttcaagatttctaatccctttatcatgccataagggaaagttcaatgttatctttttttggcaaatatctggattgttccaaatgggtgttaGTTTGCAGGGAATAAGTGGAGACTTAGTAATTTTtcaaaattcccaccaggctattaatgaggtggtaatactaaggctcttaaaacatttatatCGCTTAATAGTAGGacttataaaaggcaaatcagacaattttacttctctgcagattgcttgttctaagtccagccatggactatctaccAGGCTTGATTTCATCCAATTtgatatatactgcagtctgttggctaagaagtagtgatagaaacttggtagttctagaccaccattacctttggctttttgcagagttttcaagcttattcgtgatggtttgttcttccataaaaatgacgagatgcttgagtctagtgatttaaaccaagccatagagggtttattagggatcattgagaacaagtaattgattttaggcaggaccatcattttaatggtggcaattCTACCCATGAGTGATATAGGTAGAGATTTCCATCGCATGAGATCATCTTCTAGCTTTTTTAATACTGGAATATGATTCATCTGTACTAGATCTGAGAGCCTGGTGGAAAAATTTATGCCGAAGTATCTAAGGTTGCCTGACTATAAAGGagtagtagttgtgttttggaaactacaattcaaaggcaaaactgttgatttgctccagttgacggagtagtctgatatagatgagaacttatctataagtgatattgtcttcagaagagaggttgatgaattcctaagaaaaagtaatatgtcatctgcataaaggcttatcttgtggtctgttttttctgtttgaattcctttaatatctacattttgtctaattgctgctgctagtggctcaatgaagataacaaaaagcgagggagagagcgggcagccctgcctggtgcccctctgcaaACGGAAGCTTTGGGAAATGAATTcgtttgtcctaacacatgcattTGGGGAGCAGTATAGTGTTTTAATCCAGCTTATGAAGGATGACCCAAATCCAAATTTGTGTAGAACTGCaaatagaaatttccagttgaatCTGTCAAATGCTTTCTCCGCATCTAGAGAGATAACTGTGGTTTCTGATTTGTTAATGGTGCAGTAGTGtataacatttattaatctACGTGTATTATTGGCTGAGTGTCTACCCTTGATAAAACCTGTTTGTCGGGATGTATAAGGAATGGCGTGACTTTTTCTAATCTTTTGGCAAGAACTTACTGATCTACGTTTATCAGTGAGATTGGGCGATAGCTGGATGTTAGTGTTGGGTCTTTACCAGGTTTTAGAAGCAGGCTAATGTTGGCAGAGTTCATGTTTGAAGATAGCGTGTGATCGTTCTGAATTTGAGTAACCATTGTGATAAAAATTGTGACATTAAGTGTAAAGGTGAATTAGAAAAATGTTTCGTGAAGGCCAGACACAGAGTTCATTGTCTCCTTTGTCACTCTGTTGAACTGGTTTTAATCTAGTAACACAGACTGGGAAACTAGGATGTGTTAAATACGCCCCATGACaaaaaagttattaaaattagatttcagtttgcagtccaTTCAATTTGAAGTCTTTTTCACATTCTGAGTCTGTTTAagggaattttaagcaaaaatggagcctTGAAGTAAAGAcgtccatctattcatccacaTCCAGCTTCTGAAACGGCTTGTCCTATTCAGCGTactggggggtccggagcctatgaAGTAAAGAcgtccatctattcatccacaTCCAGCTTCTGAAACGGCTTGTCCTATTCAGCGTccgggggggtccggagcctatgaAGTAAAGATGTAATGACCTGAATTatgataattatcgatatcgtcTGACGTGCTAAAATTTATTGCTAGCTCAGAGACATACCTCCAGGAATTGTAACTCTGTTTCTATGGGCAGACATCagtcatatacactcacctaaaggattattaggaacacctgttcaatttctcattaatgcaattatctaatcaaccaatcacatggcagttgcttcaatgcatttaggggtgtggtcctggtcaagacaatctcctgaactccaaactgaatgtcagaatgggaaagaaaggtgatttaaacaattttgagcgtagcatggttgttggtgccagacgggctggtctgagtatttcacaatctgctcagttactgggattttcacgcacaaccatttctagggtttacaaagaatggtgtgcaaagggaaaaacatccagtatgcggcagtcatgtaggcgaaaatgccttgttgatgctagaggtcagaggagaatgggccgactgattcaagctgatagaagagcaactttgattgaaataaccactcgttacaaccgaggtatgcagcaaagcatttgtgaagccacaacacgcacaaccttgaggcggatgggctacaacagcagaagaccccaccgggtaccactcatctccactacaaataggaaaaagaggctacaatttgcacgagctcaccaaaattggacagttgaagactggaaaaatgttgcctggtctgatgagtctcgatttctgttgagacattcaaatggtagagtcagaatttggcgtaaacagaatgagaacatggatccatcatgccttgttaccactgtgcaggctgctggtggtggtgtaatggtgtgggggatgttttcttggcacactttaggccccttagtgccaattgggcatcgtttaaatgccacggcctacctgagcattgtttctgaccatgtccatccctttatgaccaccatgtacccatcctctgatggctacttccagcaggataatgcaccatgtcacaaagctcgaatcatttcaaattggtttcttgaacatgacaatgagttcactgtactacaatggcccccagaGTCACCaaatctcaacccaatagagcatctttgggatgtggtggaacaggaggttcgtgccctggatgtgcatcccacaaatctccatcaactgcaagatgctatcctatcaatatgggccaacatttctaaagaatgctttcagcaccttgttgaatcaatgccacttagaattaaggcagttctgaaggtgaaagggggtcaaacaccgtattagtatggtgttcctaataatcctttaggtgagtgtatatatagcGGGTGCTTATGTCCACCACCATCACCTTATTCTTGCAGGTGTTGTGTGAGAGTCAGTTAGTTTTCTTCATCAATCAAAGATTCATGGAGAGTGGCAAAGACAAAGCCACAGTTGAAGAAAGCTTGTATTAAATCTCAACTACAGATCACCCAAAGGCATGTGAGGGACTCCAAAGTCAACTGGAAAAAGGTTGTGTGGTCTGGTGAGTCCAAAATGGAGCTTTTTGCCTATCAGACTAGTTGCTATGTTTAACAGACACCAAATACTGCACATCACCACAAggacaccatccccaccatgaAGCACTGGGCTTCAGCATCATGCTATGGGGATGCTACTCAACAACAGGCCCTGAAAGGCTTGTAAAGGTAGAGTGTAACCTGAATGCAGCAAAATATACAGCAATCCTGGAGGGCAATCTGATTCAGTCTGCAAGAGACCTACGACTTGGGAGAAGATCTTTCTTCCAGCAACACAATGACCCAAAGTGTACAGTGAAAGCTACACAGAAATGGTTTAAAGACAACAAAGTCAATGTTCTGGAGCGACTGAGTCAAAACCCAGACCTCAATCCAACAGAGAAATTGTGGCTGGACTTGAAAAGTGCTGTTCACGCCTGATTCCAGTGCAACCTTTCAGAGCTTGAGCAGTTTTGCAAAGAAGAATGGAGTAAAATTCCAGTATCTAAACGTGCAGACCTGATTGAGACCTGTCCACACAGACTCAGTGCTGTGATTGTGGCCAAAGGTGCATCTACTAAATACTGACTTGAAGGGGGTGAATATTTATGCAATCACggagccactgagccacacgctgcccccgtTTACTCTAATCCTAACAAGGTCCCTCCTCTGCCTTAGACCTGAGGGGCCCCTGGCTCTGGACCGCAGCCCCCAGGGGCTTCTCTCTCAGCAACGCAGAATCCTGGACCATTTCTCCAGCCCTGGTCCCAGGAGAGGATCTGCTAAAATAATGTAACGTAAAGCAACGCACCCAGTGCAAATAAGTGAATTAGTTACATTAAATCAGACAGAAAGCTTTATGCTCACTGATTACTCTATAATGTTGCATTAAATAGCCTAATGTTTCTGCTACAGTGTGTTTTAGCTTTGCTAGTGTTGCATAAGCTAGAACTCTTTACACAAATATAGTGTGGAACAGTCCTCCGACCCTGGCCTCAAACCGCCTTGCCCCCCCGCATATCGGCACAGTCCTCCTGGCTCCACAGAGCCGTCCTCTGAGTGAGGCGCATATATATGAAGCGGGGATCACTGCCAAGACTGGGACTGATCTGTCTCCATTACACTGGTTTAAATCTAGGGGGTGGTAACCCCTGTgggacagtccatcacagaacaagaggcagggggacaccctggatgggatgccagtccatcacagggcacgaggcaggggacaccctggacgggatgccagcccatcacagggcatgaggcacggggacaccctggacgtgatgccagtccatcacagggcacgaggcagggggacaccctggacgggatgccagtccatcacagaacaagaggcagggggacaccctggacgggatgccagcacatcacagggcacgagacagggggacacccccccccacacatacaccTAGTAGGAGACTGAAATAAAGACATAATCTTAATGCCTTAGTGTAGTCGCTGTATTGTGGCAAAAGCTGTCCGCCTGAAGGTGTGGGCTTTTCCGGGGAATATGATGGCTGCTCGACCCCTTGATGTGGGGGCCATCGATTTTACAGTGTTGGAGACGTCCACAGATGGGAGTGAAAATGTTGTGTTAATTGTGACAGAGGTGTTTTCAAAGTTCACACAGGCCGACCCGGCCCGTGATCAGAAAGCCAGCACGGTGGCTAGACTACTGACAGAGGGGTGGTTTTACCGCTACGGGGTAACCAAGCGACTCCATAGCGATCAGGGAAGAAGTTTTGAGGGTGACCTCATGTTGTGTCAGCTGTACCATATTGATGAGTAGAACAACACCGTATCATCCTGAGGGTAACGGGCAGTGTGAGAGGTTTAATCACACGTTACATGACTTGTTGCGCTCGTTACCCCCACACCAGAAGCACAAATGGCCACAGGCACTTCCTCAGATACTCTTTGCCTATAATACCACGCAGCATGCATCAGTACACAGAGACGCTGTAGACATGCAGCAGACCAGAAGCACAGCACTTGAAACCCACTTGAAACTTTACATTTCGATCGATACAGGGGTACGTGTATCGATGCACTCGCATATTAGAAATTAATACTGATTTCCACCTTATATCGGCACGAGGCTGAAGTTGGCTCCTTATTCGGattttccggtccaccttaaatgcttcGCAGCCCAATGCAATGACGCGATTGTGCCTGTAGGGGGGCAATTTTAATACCTTAAATCTCTCTGTGCCAGGCAAATATCAACTTCTCAGTATACATCAGGTACCCAACTATATAGAAAAGGTGACATTGTCCTGGCCCAGActgatttaatgctttaaatATCAGAGGGAAACAAGTTAGAGCTGGGaaatatggcctaaaaataaaatctccaatttttttcccacaataaatccgatttttgattttaatcgattttcccctcccctactcaaaatcaaactacagatgacaaataaatggtagAAATTAATTTATAAGTATAGAgcgaggtaggataaatgcatTTTCAAGATAAGTTAAttggaattcagattcagtttctCAATACAACAACTGCAGACTCAAATACACactattcatattcagtttctagtggcacaaatatcagcccatgcAGCTCAGCTTTCTCTGCCTGAGTTGTTCTCTCTTGATCAGTCTCTAGAAAAGACCTTATAATACAGGACTCACTGCAGGACCCATAAGTTTTATGTGTGGAAATTGGCTACAAAATCATGTGAAGGTTTTTCATGAAATATCAATCGAAACATCAACACAAGCAGATTGCTTCTATATTAAAGGAATGGGAGCAGAAACAGATGTggacagcagagggcgctcAACTCAGAGCACCGAGCTTCATGGGAGGagagcagggtgtgtgtgtgtgtctgtgtgtgtgtgtgtgtgtgtgtgtgtgtgtgtgtgtgtgtgtgtgtgcgcgcgcgaaTGAATAGAAATATCTGTTCAGGATGAGTGAACAGTCTGgaattaaaattattatgaaGATGTGGCATTGATGTAGCCAATATCATTTTGCAAGAGACCagtgggtgtgtgagtgaggtATGTCCTGTGATGTATGTCTGCATACCGATGgaagatatgtgtgtgtgtttgtgtgtatgtgtgtgtgtttgtgtgtgtgtatgaaggATTAGTGATATCTGTATATTACTGAAGGAATgaaaatgtgtgtatatgtgtgtctgtgaaggaGAAGAAATGTGTGTATCACAGTAACAGGACAAAACTGAGGTCATTTTTATGCTTTTGAAGGCACAAATATCTATATTTGTTTTCCAGAGGGATAAATATTCCTGTTAAcatgtgtgtcactgtctgtaAGTATATCACAGATCTGCATATAGGCTGTAAACCCTCATGCTCATGCACTTTAGTCTGTATAAGTGTTACGTTCCAGCTGCTGTCAGGCGCAGCCTAAACGGACTCAGACTTGGGATGTTAGTAGAGGAAACACTGTCTCTCAGATTCTGCAACTGATAGGAAACCCGCAGTTACCTTGGGATGGCAGTAGGGGGCGAACGTGAGATCTGCTCTCTCACATTAAACCCTATTTGTGAGAAGTAATGTGTgggttttgtttaaaaatgctaatttaattgcttaaaaaataacagactagttgaaatacaaatgagaacatGCATTCATTTGCAtactctggttttcttattGCCAAAATAGAtgttctgttacctggaggaaatggatgtgatcctctatgtgtgaaagctgctccagctcagtgtgtctcctcttcagttcataAATCTCTTGCTTCAATCTCTTCATGTGTCCTTTagcctgactcactgcagccttctcctgatctctgatcagctgtatcacctcagagcgtcttctctcaatggagcggatcatctcagtgaagatcctctcactgtcctccactgctgactgtgttgagctctgttggtgacacagggagcagaggacataaaattacaattggcccctttTGAGACTCCAGAGAGCCTCATTGTACAATAGTGATGTGAGTGATGTGTAGCACATGGCTGGGGTTTGGAGCATCACGATGCTGGAAGCCTCAGAtactgaaacccagccagcactgattggaaatgatcactcattaagctcatacactgtcagctgcagggatttggcagagactggtggctgtatggggcaggttggttgTCACCATTGGGTCTTAGTTTTATTGATGacttatttgtgtttatttgcatTACACAGTTGTAGGAATAGATGCCTTTGCTCAAATGGACCTTAAATAGTATTGTAGTATTGTATAGTGTACAAATAAATAGGCTAACCTCTGTAACCCCAAGTTAGGTAAACCCTGGTATCTGACACCTTTGTTCCACAAATCCTCTGACCGAGAGTAACCCACAGTGACATCAATGATTAATTCCCAGAAGTCTATATATCTGCAGTCTCTTGAACCTGAGAAAAGACTCAAGATGATTACAGACCAGTTGTTGTCTTCTActcaggttcatactcactgtgattgaggccacagcctctctcagctcctgtaactccttctctctcatctgaattctctgctgaaattccctCTGTGTTTCCTCCATTTGTTTCTACATGTagcaaaaaataacaaaacaagtTTGTTTCATTAACTGACTCTATATTCTAAtcctcctgtccagggtggagcccagccttgtgccctatgctgcctgggaaaggctcctGGTCCCTATGACCCTGACGCAGATAAGTGCTTAGAAAGGCCGCTGGGCCACAACCTGGAGGAGGTGAAGTCTCTGATGCTCCTCTAACGCCCAGCCCAGATGAACTCTTCGCTGTGTTGCTAGGCCCCGGCCTAGACAAGATCTTTGCAGTGTTGCTTGCAGTCTGAGGACCCTGCTGTGCCTTGCTGGCTGGTGGCTGGTGGCCAGCAGAAGATGCTGATGACACGGCCACCAGCCACCATGACGAGGGCTCTGGGAGGGAGCCCGGCCAAGGCGTGGTGGACTCCAGCGAGGGCCCTGTTCCTGACACGCCAGCAGCCGACAGCTTTGTTTGCCACTCACAGCCCGGAAGAGTCAGGTCAAGAGGAGGATGTTTCCCTGGAGGAACTTGAGTGGGACCCTTTCAGCATTGCCTTGAGTTCCACTCCGTGGGCCCCAGCTCAGACCTCATGACACACCAGTACCAGGTTCAAGAAGGGTTGCCGGCATCGAGGAGAGTCCACAAAGCGGGCAAGCCAAGTCTCTGTCTCCTGAAAAGGAAGGCGGGGACACAGCATCCATGCCAGCTGTGCCACATCCGGCTCATGCCCTGTCGGCACTTCCTGTCCCATCTTCTGCTCTGGTCTCTGTTCTGGCCCAGGAGGCCCCTAAGCACCATCCGACCCTAGCCCTGTGGTTCCTTCGGCACTGGGGGTTCCACTGGCCTGCCGACGGCTAGGTGGATCCGCTTTGAGGAACTAACACCCAACATCCTGCAGTTCCCCAGACCCCCAGTTTGACCTCTTCCCCTCTCCTGCCTAAGTGTTTGCCCTCCTACCCTGTCTTGTCTTGGTTTCCCCTGGGTCTTCACCCTGTCCTGTAGTCTTGCCCTGGTCCATTTCCCTTGTCCCTGTCCTTATGCCCCCTCCACATGTCTGCCATGTCTCTCTCTTGTCTGTCCAGTCTGTTCTCCCTACAGTCCTTCACCCTGCTTCTGTCTGCTCCCAGGTTCTAGTAATGTCCTGTCTTGTCCCACGATGATGCATTTTGAGTGTTTCCAGTGGTGTCaggccagactgagaagagcagtTTGGGAAAACTCTGCATACTTGGTACAGAGTAATTATTAATTTGCCACCAGGATTTTTTTCAGGATGTAACTATGTAGATTTAGTCTACATATTCATTAAGCACTGCTAAGTTGAAATGTCAAATACACACCTAAAGTAAGAGGACCAGCTTTAGCAAAGTCCAGGAAGAGAAAGATAAAATACTAGAAAAATATCCAACAAAATCCAATAATCTCTTAAACAGGGTGACAGTGTAttacaggaaacacagggacaccctggatgggaagccagtccatcactgggcacagggcagggacaccctgaatgggatgccagtccatcactgggcacagggcagggacaccctgaatgggatgccagtccatcactgggcacagggcagggacaccctgaatgggatgccagtccatcactgggcacagggcagggacaccctgaatgggaagccagtccatcactgggcaaacactcactcacaggctgaggacaatttagagacactaattcaccaaactgcatgatcttggactgtgggaggaaacctgaggaaacccacaggaacacggggagaacatgcaagctgtaCATGCAGAACCAGGAGTGGGAACCAGACCCAGAAGCATTTGACAGGAATGCTTTATATATCATGTTAGCAAGTACATCGGAACATAAAGCTCAATCTCCAAAGAAGGAGGAGAAACCCATGTTGGTAGAACATCAAGTTAACTTACAGGATTCACCTGTTTAAACACATTTTACCTAAGCAGGTGTGATCTCTGTGCATTCGAAGAAGACAttctcacatgcacacagacagatcAAATATTTCACTCCGAAAAACAtcatactttattttttacgtTTACTTAAAATATGATtcataaataatttataaaagtttCCAGCCTGACCCGTTTCTCTGCCTTTTGTGCAACAACTGAGACTGTATCATGACCTCTGTGTTTATCCATCATAcacagcagacagacacactgctggtcggtacggcagtagacctccagCGGTCTGTCATGGCGGGAACAGATCTTGTCCTGCCGACGTCCAGTGgcatcagtcagcttgtgcttcttaaaagctggagactcatagtgaggttggaggtgagtttcacagtaagaggccagacacaccaggcaggacttgacagctttgtgttttctcccagtacagaaatcacactccacatctccaggtccagcataatggtcagcaggagtagctgcttgtagtccagtcttcttcaggttctccaccacttcagccaggatggtgtttctgcccagaacaggtctgggtatgaaggtctgtctgcactgggggcagctgtaaactccagcatgatcctcctgatcccagcagctcttaatgcagctcatacagtaactgtgtccacagggaATAGTCACTGGATCTTGCAGTAGATCTAGACAGATTGGACAGCTGAACTGGTTCTGATCCAGAGCTgaactggcttctgccattttaccacAAGCACTGATAGGATTCAGTTTAGATTTCCCTCACAGTTATCTATGTGTGAAAGTGGGAggaacttcctgcttctcaggctgcagtaggtgtggttttaGACTGAGaccagactgagaagagcagactggGCAAACGCTAGATTTGGAGTTTATGAATAAAATAGTACATTATACAAActatacacatttatttaactTTTATGAGTATAACTGATACTGACATTGTTTTTCCGCAAACCAGTTATAATGCTAATATTTGATTTTGGGGATAGAAATTAGATAGAGAGGTAGAAGACAGCAGTTCTATTGAGAATGAATTTCTGTGCCCAGACAAGTTAATGATACGGAAATGTATTTTGCTGAAGGATATTTCTCTCGGCTGTATAAATTCCTTTGAGAAGTAAGAATACCTTATACATAAGTATACCTTGTACGTAAGCATACCTTGTATGTAAGCATACCTTTTACATAAGCATACTTTAAACATAAGCATACCTTATACGTAAGCATACCTTAAACATAAGCATACCTTATACGTAAGCATACCTTAAA
The Paramormyrops kingsleyae isolate MSU_618 chromosome 4, PKINGS_0.4, whole genome shotgun sequence genome window above contains:
- the LOC140588959 gene encoding E3 ubiquitin/ISG15 ligase TRIM25-like, with protein sequence MAEASSALDQNQFSCPICLDLLQDPVTIPCGHSYCMSCIKSCWDQEDHAGVYSCPQCRQTFIPRPVLGRNTILAEVVENLKKTGLQAATPADHYAGPGDVECDFCTGRKHKAVKSCLVCLASYCETHLQPHYESPAFKKHKLTDATGRRQDKICSRHDRPLEVYCRTDQQCVCLLCMMDKHRGHDTVSVVAQKAEKRKQMEETQREFQQRIQMREKELQELREAVASQQSSTQSAVEDSERIFTEMIRSIERRRSEVIQLIRDQEKAAVSQAKGHMKRLKQEIYELKRRHTELEQLSHIEDHIHFLQDDTVLFYSSIWYS